A single window of Sparus aurata chromosome 12, fSpaAur1.1, whole genome shotgun sequence DNA harbors:
- the LOC115592347 gene encoding uncharacterized protein LOC115592347, whose protein sequence is MYDWQTAFLRTSLQTLAVIRSAVMGQRMMGHSAKAACGDSMVNMGSDESVLILIQHCQDMKQQETRLRLITFLLLLSCMALVLFMTGANLWQHKNSGSRQQENAAVQSPAYSRQGCPADNPSTDSKRLQIHLRSVPEPEARESGPLYMTWNAEFGQIYDQEKRAIVIPVKGFYFVYMRIALNCLGEDEPEDFKKFFVELQQWNKGYDKNVTLVEALDGILCTTQGSKTMFLGRLFDLSEGDHLRVLIIEGYKLITKSSFGAYLT, encoded by the exons ATGTATGACTGGCAAACAGCCTTTCTCAGGACCAGTTTGCAGACACTCGCAGTGATCAGATCTGCTGTCATGGGGCAGAGAATGATGGGACACTCAGCTAAAGCTGCCTGTGGGGACTCAATGGTAAATATGGGCTCAGATGAGTCTGTGCTCATCCTCATCCAACACTGCCAGGACATGAAACAACAGGAGACACGCCTCAGACTCATCACTTTCCTTCTGCTGCTCAGCTGTATGGCACTGGTGCTTTTTATGACTGGTGCTAATTTATGGCAACACAAAAACTCTGGGTCCAGACAACAAGAG AATGCAGCTGTGCAAAGTCCAGCCTATTCCAGACAAGGGTGCCCAGCAG ATAATCCTTCAACAGACTCCAAAAGACTGCAAATTCATCTCA GGTCCGTACCTGAGCCAGAAGCCAGAGAGAGCGGACCACTGTACATGACATGGAATGCCGAGTTTGGTCAAATATACGACCAGGAGAAACGTGCCATTGTGATTCCTGTGAAAGGCTTCTACTTTGTCTATATGAGGATTGCTTTAAACTGTCTTGGTGAGGACGAACCTGAAGACTTCAAGAAGTTCTTTGTGGAGCTGCAACAGTGGAATAAAGGTTATGACAAGAATGTAACCCTGGTGGAGGCGTTGGATGGTATATTGTGCACAACGCAAGGCTCCAAGACTATGTTTCTGGGGCGGCTTTTTGATTTGTCTGAAGGAGATCATCTGAGAGTGTTGATTATAGAGGGCTACAAACTGATCACAAAATCATCATTTGGTGCTTATCTCACATAG